A DNA window from Arachis duranensis cultivar V14167 chromosome 3, aradu.V14167.gnm2.J7QH, whole genome shotgun sequence contains the following coding sequences:
- the LOC107478870 gene encoding DNA-(apurinic or apyrimidinic site) endonuclease, translating to MKRFFQVINKDSDGSCKKPKEEGNYDNATDTDTQKKKEPLKFVTWNANSFYLRVKNNFPELCKFVTSFDPDVIAIQEVRMPAAGSKGTPKNQGELKDDTTASREEKAALMRALSAPPFGNYRVWWSLADSKYAGTALFVKKCFKPKNVFFNLDKIASKHEPDGRVILVEFETLRLLNTYVPNNGWKEEPNSFQRRRKWDKRILEFVTQNSDKPLIWCGDLNVSHEEIDVSHPEFFSAAKQNGYVPPNKEDWGQPGFTLSERRRFGNILKEGQLVDAYRFLHKDKDMERGFSWSGNPIGKYRGKRMRIDYFLVSEKLKDRIVACEMHGHGIELQGFYGSDHCPVTLELSPSSNSQNENPE from the exons ATGAAACGTTTCTTCCAGGTTATCAACAAAGACTCCGATGGTTCATGCAAGAAGCCCAAAGAGGAAGGAAATTACGATAATGCCACTGACACTGACACTCAGAAGAAAAAGGAGCCATTGAAGTTCGTTACTTGGAACGCCAACAGCTTCTACCTCCGCGTCAAGAACAACTTCCCTGAGCTATGCAAATTCGTCACTTCCTTTGATCCTGACGTAATTGCAATTCAG GAAGTGCGGATGCCTGCCGCTGGATCTAAGGGCACACCCAAAAATCAGGGAGAACTTAAGGATGATACAACCGCGTCCAGGGAAGAGAAGGCG GCATTGATGCGTGCACTTTCAGCTCCACCTTTTGGGAACTATCGTGTTTGGTGGTCTCTGGCAGATTCAAAGTATGCAGGGACAGCactatttgtgaaaaaatgctTCAAACCAAAAAATGTCTTTTTCAATCTTGATAAAATAG CTTCAAAGCATGAACCAGATGGCAGAGTAATCTTGGTTGAATTCGAAACCCTTCGGTTGTTGAATACATATGTTCCAAATAATGGGTGGAAAGAGGAACCAAACTCAtttcaaaggagaagaaaatgggACAAAAGGATTCTAGAATTTGTTACACAAAATTCAGACAAGCCTTTGATATGGTGTGGGGATCTAAATGTGAG CCATGAAGAGATTGATGTGAGTCATCCAGAGTTTTTCAGTGCAGCGAAACAAAACGGCTATGTTCCTCCAAATAAAGAG GATTGGGGGCAGCCTGGCTTTACTttatctgaaagaagacgattTGGTAACATCTTAAAAGA GGGACAGCTGGTAGATGCCTACAGATTTCTGCACAAGGACAAGGACATGGAACGAGGTTTCTCATGGTCCGGAAACCCAATAGGAAA GTATCGTGGAAAACGGATGCGAATAGACTATTTCCTAGTTTCAGAAAAACTCAAAGACAGGATCGTTGCATGCGAAATGCATGGACATGGAATAGAGTTACAAG GCTTTTATGGAAGTGATCACTGCCCTGTTACATTGGAGCTCTCTCCAAGTTCCAACTCTCAAAATGAGAATCCAGAATGA